A genomic segment from Andrena cerasifolii isolate SP2316 chromosome 7, iyAndCera1_principal, whole genome shotgun sequence encodes:
- the LOC143371118 gene encoding uncharacterized protein LOC143371118 isoform X2 → MNEKTVGSDASPNNANLPITKTSNPVTGSTKMFILPPNMLQNICISDSVAKGGSTASSIKLINQKNTSDTFISKGYKIPKLSESVKNSADSRIAMKPTVVTETSKNTPAGDANNEILRSVTKVPKVNKDKEKLTSNLSRIETKSSFPVIGKQERNGKVDKSPTNASQSSKGLQKMKHINDNVRNGQTTSNDVPTPRKAATESMPHSSKINLARHLGNQKHTVSKTKIDEDVLGRSKRIRKQTKFDDYVVTQKKIWLPKKESTIPDERKQCSPNKKQKRLTTNTISNAAEINGVVNNKKSPKEVLENVQSKKDETAVKLNVASTSVAPAVTRKSLPLSAKSISGKYSGVKAEEDNSHVKNLQDSRDVITDACTMAKDADIAEPNNKSDNKVYVGSMNTFLHEPTVTKRRNLKDVNARDSLGNTTDLTSVAVSSWLEQKHLIINPVSQSPSADISPTTSPVRKRGRPRKTPKQQPVPSTSNESEENAETSRDISNISIAETVVHSKRHGEKSYNISSNDGLSDDGSSEDDTQYPFVIRKRGRPRARGKARSRGRGRGRGRGRGRGSSYSTLDTEYVPKLKGPTTDNANEGNSTNDTNIFRKQEERLVTCAKCGAEMPKQKWNSHNLIKHNNMSWREGEKPVDFDNDIKLWRSVLMAALKKRKNQLTCEKCGTIKRSANGFISHMQFCGKTDEEREALMVKCPVCGATMMPSSMEIHERVHRQSEQSQIKEFEIYTADTGRVKRKAAEKAVTKILEFTELVKDDPPPTEMKLKTESSFLKSVIKTPEHKKTIPAVWKGIWKKELSAQGKVSCRQIGCTYTCSSFEDICNHSSKCNFIPQECYVCKICKFSTICNEDMIKHVKEKHSATEDMDQYSDFDDENYSSDENQKTAYTMKFLDKEQMCKIRWKEPYYPTLHWTMEFEQKNYEFHLFNDCTTNHFTLLKNADVAKYLPKLEVSMRTKKESASSEKSSNAEISWKQWKRFEGGFDEGTATFFVGGPIWALAWLPIPSPMYSKEPLQYIAISTHPTMEDEYTVGKAYSGANIIQIWNVGPLSDTPDNKRNPPALSYAIAHNGGTIWCLEWCPSGCYQDESLNNYKKENEGQSNLKRMGMLAAACSDGNVYIYSLPFSEELKFERTEENQLPIYCTDPVITLVVNISMYDSSDQNWQCTKLSWSKEHGHNTIAAGFSNGYIALWDLTYKSPLSMEKRGNTCFINAFQHFYAHGNAVSMVALVPYNGARFLASASLDRSYKFWDLENTSSPQYCVQKGIIVDGAWMTHWPCAVITFDDALGYKHTNSYLIPLREHEFRYYPILGTSSPTYALAVSDYGNSIAHGTLAGEVVTIFPQQLVHSKEIDKALQKKRKLSSFVKVVDFSENDSKADKEKKNPKDYYYMPETYNKCKDRFGIIFCDNLKNRRRGVQQTEKLTPVPIEEYPFMSVNRISWNPNVWSYLWLAVGYQNGLVRMLSFKYMSMSRELKTWLPQHVECMLKKANVAAEENR, encoded by the exons ATGAACGAAAAGACTGTGGGTTCTGACGCTTCTCCCAATAATGCGAATCTACCGATTACTAAAACAAGTAATCCTGTAACTGGTAGCACAAAAATGTTCATTCTTCCTCCAAATATGTTACAAAATATCTGTATTAGTGATTCAGTAGCAAAAG GTGGGAGCACGGCGTCTAGCATAAAACTTATAAACCAGAAAAATACTTCAGATACCTTTATCAGCAAAGGGTATAAAATTCCCAAGCTTTCTGAATCCGTTAAAAACTCCGCCGATTCAAGAATTGCAATGAAACCGACTGTGGTTACAGAAACTAGTAAAAATACACCGGCAGGCGATGCAAATAATGAGATCTTAAGAAGCGTAACAAAAGTGCCTAAAGTTAATAAAGATAAAGAGAAACTAACATCTAATCTAAGTCGTATCGAAACGAAAAGTAGTTTCCCAGTTATAGGAAAGCAAGAGAGAAACGGAAAAGTAGATAAGTCTCCAACAAATGCTTCACAGAGTTCAAAGGGTTTACAGAAAATGAAGCATATAAATGATAACGTAAGGAATGGTCAAACTACCTCAAACGATGTACCAACACCTCGGAAAGCAGCCACAGAGTCTATGCCGCATAGTAGTAAAATAAATTTAGCTAGACATTTAGGAAATCAAAAGCACACCGTAAGTAAAACTAAAATCGACGAAGATGTACTCGGCAGATCTAAGCGTATTCGGAAACAAACGAAATTTGACGATTACGTTGTAACGCAGAAAAAGATCTGGTTACCTAAAAAAGAAAGTACGATTCCAGATGAAAGAAAGCAATGTTCTCCTAATAAAAAGCAAAAGCGACTAACGACTAATACTATATCGAATGCAGCTGAAATAAACGGTgtggtaaataataaaaaatctccgAAAGAGGTACTCGAAAATGTGCAAAGTAAGAAGGACGAAACTGCAGTGAAGCTTAACGTAGCTTCTACTTCTGTCGCACCAGCTGTAACCAGGAAATCACTGCCTTTAAGTGCGAAAAgcatttctggaaaatattccgGTGTTAAAGCTGAGGAAGATAATTCCCATGTAAAGAATTTACAAGATTCTAGAGATGTAATAACTGACGCATGTACAATGGCAAAAGATGCGGATATAGCAGAGCCGAATAATAAGAGTGATAATAAAGTATACGTGGGATCAATGAATACTTTTTTACACGAACCAACTGTTACGAAGCGAAGGAATTTAAAAGATGTAAATGCTAGAGATAGTCTTGGAAACACCACTGATTTAACATCTGTGGCAGTGTCGAGCTGGTTGGAGCAAAAACATTTAATCATAAATCCAGTAAGTCAAAGCCCCAGCGCTGATATCTCTCCAACTACGTCACCGGTGCGGAAGAGAGGAAGGCCTAGAAAAACTCCTAAACAGCAACCAGTTCCGAGCACTTCGAATGAATCGGAAGAAAATGCGGAAACTTCGCGGGATATAAGTAATATCTCTATTGCGGAAACAGTTGTTCATAGTAAGAGGCACGGTGAAAAGTcgtataatattagtagcaacGATGGCTTAAGTGATGATGGTAGTAGCGAAGATGACACTCAATATCCATTCGTTATTAGAAAAAGAGGTAGACCCCGAGCTAGAGGCAAAGCCAGAAGTAGGGGTAGGGGTAGGGGTAGAGGTAGGGGCAGGGGTAGAGGATCATCATATTCTACATTAGATACAGAGTATGTACCAAAATTAAAGGGACCAACTACAGACAACGCAAATGAAGGAAATTCAACTAATGACACCAATATTTTTCGCAAACAAGAA GAACGCTTAGTAACGTGTGCCAAATGTGGAGCAGAAATGCCGAAACAGAAATGGAATTCACATAACTTGATTAAACACAATAACATGAGCTGGAGGGAAGGTGAAAAACCTGTT GATTTTGATAACGACATTAAGTTATGGAGGAGCGTATTAATGGCTGCGcttaagaaaagaaaaaaccaATTGACTTGCGAAAAATGTGGGACTATAAAACGGAGTGCGAATGGTTTTATATCTCATATGCAGTTCTGTGGGAAAACTGATGAA GAAAGGGAAGCTTTGATGGTGAAATGTCCAGTTTGTGGAGCTACTATGATGCCGTCTTCTATGGAAATACATGAGCGAGTTCATAGGCAGTCGGAACAAAGCCAAATAAAAGAATTCGAAATTTATACCGCGGATACGGGAAGAGTGAAACGCAAGGCTGCAGAGAA AGCAGTAACAAAAATTTTGGAATTCACCGAACTCGTTAAAGACGACCCTCCACCTACTGAAATGAAACTAAAGACTGAATCTTCATTCTTG AAAAGTGTAATAAAAACACCCGAACACAAAAAAACTATACCAGCAGTATGGAAAGGTATATGGAAAAAAGAATTGTCTGCGCAGGGAAAAGTAAGTTGCCGTCAAATTGGTTGTACTTACACCTGCTCTTCGTTCGAAGATATCTGCAATCATTCTTCTAAATGTAACTTCATTCCTCAAGAG TGTTATGTATGTAAGATATGCAAATTTTCGACGATTTGCAATGAAGATATGATAAAGCATGTAAAAGAGAAGCATTCGGCAACGGAAGACATGGATCAATATTCCGACTTCGACGATGAAAATTATAGTTCAGATGAAAATCAGA AAACTGCTTATACAATGAAATTCCTGGACAAAGAGCAAATGTGCAAAATTCGGTGGAAGGAACCATATTATCCTACCCTACATTGGACTATGGAATT tgaacaaaaaaattacgaatttcatttgtttaacGATTGTACTACAAATCATTttacattattaaaaaatgcaGATGTTGCTAAATATTTGCCGAAATTGGAAGTGTCTATGCGCACGAAAAAAGAAAGTGCAAGTTCTGAGAAATCGTCCAATGCGGAAATTTCATGGAAACAGTGGAAAAGATTTGAAGGTGGTTTTGACGAAG GTACAGCAACATTTTTTGTTGGTGGCCCGATATGGGCACTAGCTTGGTTACCCATTCCATCACCAATGTATTCTAAAGAACCTTTACAATATATCGCGATTAGTACTCATCCGACTATGGAGGATGAATATACTGTAGGAAAGGCATATTCTGGAGCTAATATCATACAAATTTGGAATGTTGGACCTTTAAGTGATAC acCTGATAATAAAAGAAATCCCCCTGCTTTATCGTACGCAATTGCGCATAATGGTGGTACTATATGGTGTTTAGAATGGTGTCCATCCGGATGTTACCAAGATGAAAGTCtgaacaattataaaaaagaaaacgaagGACAATCTAATCTAAAACGGATGGGTATGCTTGCAGCCGCTTGTTCAGATGGCAATGTATATATTTACTCGCTTCCGTTCTCGGAAGAACTTAAATTTGAGAGAACTGAAGAAAATCA ATTGCCTATATATTGCACTGATCCTGTAATAACACTAGTTGTAAATATTTCGATGTATGATAGCAGTGATCAGAATTGGCAGTGCACTAAGTTATCATGGAGCAAAGAACACGGACATAA TACAATTGCTGCAGGATTTTCAAATGGTTATATCGCATTGTGGGATCTCACGTACAAATCACCGTTATCAATGGAAAAGAGAGGAAATACGTGCTTCATAAATGCGTTTCAACATTTTTATGCCCATGGTAATGCTGTGAGTA TGGTAGCATTAGTTCCATATAATGGAGCAAGGTTTCTAGCTTCCGCCAGTCTAGACAGATCGTACAAATTTTGGGATCTAGAAAACACAAGCAGTCCTCAATACTGTGTGCAGAAGGGTATTATAGTAGATGGCGCATGGATGACGCACTGGCCATGTGCTGTTATTACTTTCGACGATGCTCTTGG GTATAAGCATACTAATTCCTATTTAATCCCTCTGAGAGAGCATGAATTTAGATATTATCCTATTTTAGGAACCAGTTCCCCGACTTAC GCTTTAGCTGTTTCTGATTATGGAAACAGCATTGCGCACGGTACATTGGCAGGAGAAGTAGTAACAATTTTTCCTCAGCAACTTGTACATAGTAAGGAAATTGACAAGGCCTTACAGAAAAAACGAAAG TTAAGTTCGTTTGTAAAAGTAGTGGACTTCTCGGAAAATGATAGCAAGGCGGACAAGGAGAAAAAGAATCCAAAAGATTATTATTACATGCCAGAAACTTATAACAAGTGCAAGGATCGATTTGGTATAATCTTCTGTGATAATCTGAAA AATAGAAGACGTGGTGTGCAACAAACGGAAAAGCTAACGCCAGTCCCGATTGAAGAATATCCATTTATGTCCGTGAATAGG ATATCTTGGAATCCAAATGTATGGAGTTACTTGTGGTTAGCCGTTGGCTACCAAAATGGTTTGGTAAGAATGTTAAGCTTCAAATATATGTCCATGTCGCGTGAATTAAAAACGTGGTTACCTCAACACGTCGAATGCATGCTCAAGAAGGCAAATGTTGCAGCGGAAGAAAATCGTTA G
- the LOC143371118 gene encoding uncharacterized protein LOC143371118 isoform X1, producing MNEKTVGSDASPNNANLPITKTSNPVTGSTKMFILPPNMLQNICISDSVAKGGSTASSIKLINQKNTSDTFISKGYKIPKLSESVKNSADSRIAMKPTVVTETSKNTPAGDANNEILRSVTKVPKVNKDKEKLTSNLSRIETKSSFPVIGKQERNGKVDKSPTNASQSSKGLQKMKHINDNVRNGQTTSNDVPTPRKAATESMPHSSKINLARHLGNQKHTVSKTKIDEDVLGRSKRIRKQTKFDDYVVTQKKIWLPKKESTIPDERKQCSPNKKQKRLTTNTISNAAEINGVVNNKKSPKEVLENVQSKKDETAVKLNVASTSVAPAVTRKSLPLSAKSISGKYSGVKAEEDNSHVKNLQDSRDVITDACTMAKDADIAEPNNKSDNKVYVGSMNTFLHEPTVTKRRNLKDVNARDSLGNTTDLTSVAVSSWLEQKHLIINPVSQSPSADISPTTSPVRKRGRPRKTPKQQPVPSTSNESEENAETSRDISNISIAETVVHSKRHGEKSYNISSNDGLSDDGSSEDDTQYPFVIRKRGRPRARGKARSRGRGRGRGRGRGRGSSYSTLDTEYVPKLKGPTTDNANEGNSTNDTNIFRKQEERLVTCAKCGAEMPKQKWNSHNLIKHNNMSWREGEKPVDFDNDIKLWRSVLMAALKKRKNQLTCEKCGTIKRSANGFISHMQFCGKTDEEREALMVKCPVCGATMMPSSMEIHERVHRQSEQSQIKEFEIYTADTGRVKRKAAEKAVTKILEFTELVKDDPPPTEMKLKTESSFLKSVIKTPEHKKTIPAVWKGIWKKELSAQGKVSCRQIGCTYTCSSFEDICNHSSKCNFIPQECYVCKICKFSTICNEDMIKHVKEKHSATEDMDQYSDFDDENYSSDENQKTAYTMKFLDKEQMCKIRWKEPYYPTLHWTMEFEQKNYEFHLFNDCTTNHFTLLKNADVAKYLPKLEVSMRTKKESASSEKSSNAEISWKQWKRFEGGFDEGTATFFVGGPIWALAWLPIPSPMYSKEPLQYIAISTHPTMEDEYTVGKAYSGANIIQIWNVGPLSDTPDNKRNPPALSYAIAHNGGTIWCLEWCPSGCYQDESLNNYKKENEGQSNLKRMGMLAAACSDGNVYIYSLPFSEELKFERTEENQLPIYCTDPVITLVVNISMYDSSDQNWQCTKLSWSKEHGHNTIAAGFSNGYIALWDLTYKSPLSMEKRGNTCFINAFQHFYAHGNAVSMVALVPYNGARFLASASLDRSYKFWDLENTSSPQYCVQKGIIVDGAWMTHWPCAVITFDDALGYKHTNSYLIPLREHEFRYYPILGTSSPTYALAVSDYGNSIAHGTLAGEVVTIFPQQLVHSKEIDKALQKKRKLSSFVKVVDFSENDSKADKEKKNPKDYYYMPETYNKCKDRFGIIFCDNLKNRRRGVQQTEKLTPVPIEEYPFMSVNRISWNPNVWSYLWLAVGYQNGLVRMLSFKYMSMSRELKTWLPQHVECMLKKANVAAEENR from the exons ATGAACGAAAAGACTGTGGGTTCTGACGCTTCTCCCAATAATGCGAATCTACCGATTACTAAAACAAGTAATCCTGTAACTGGTAGCACAAAAATGTTCATTCTTCCTCCAAATATGTTACAAAATATCTGTATTAGTGATTCAGTAGCAAAAG GTGGGAGCACGGCGTCTAGCATAAAACTTATAAACCAGAAAAATACTTCAGATACCTTTATCAGCAAAGGGTATAAAATTCCCAAGCTTTCTGAATCCGTTAAAAACTCCGCCGATTCAAGAATTGCAATGAAACCGACTGTGGTTACAGAAACTAGTAAAAATACACCGGCAGGCGATGCAAATAATGAGATCTTAAGAAGCGTAACAAAAGTGCCTAAAGTTAATAAAGATAAAGAGAAACTAACATCTAATCTAAGTCGTATCGAAACGAAAAGTAGTTTCCCAGTTATAGGAAAGCAAGAGAGAAACGGAAAAGTAGATAAGTCTCCAACAAATGCTTCACAGAGTTCAAAGGGTTTACAGAAAATGAAGCATATAAATGATAACGTAAGGAATGGTCAAACTACCTCAAACGATGTACCAACACCTCGGAAAGCAGCCACAGAGTCTATGCCGCATAGTAGTAAAATAAATTTAGCTAGACATTTAGGAAATCAAAAGCACACCGTAAGTAAAACTAAAATCGACGAAGATGTACTCGGCAGATCTAAGCGTATTCGGAAACAAACGAAATTTGACGATTACGTTGTAACGCAGAAAAAGATCTGGTTACCTAAAAAAGAAAGTACGATTCCAGATGAAAGAAAGCAATGTTCTCCTAATAAAAAGCAAAAGCGACTAACGACTAATACTATATCGAATGCAGCTGAAATAAACGGTgtggtaaataataaaaaatctccgAAAGAGGTACTCGAAAATGTGCAAAGTAAGAAGGACGAAACTGCAGTGAAGCTTAACGTAGCTTCTACTTCTGTCGCACCAGCTGTAACCAGGAAATCACTGCCTTTAAGTGCGAAAAgcatttctggaaaatattccgGTGTTAAAGCTGAGGAAGATAATTCCCATGTAAAGAATTTACAAGATTCTAGAGATGTAATAACTGACGCATGTACAATGGCAAAAGATGCGGATATAGCAGAGCCGAATAATAAGAGTGATAATAAAGTATACGTGGGATCAATGAATACTTTTTTACACGAACCAACTGTTACGAAGCGAAGGAATTTAAAAGATGTAAATGCTAGAGATAGTCTTGGAAACACCACTGATTTAACATCTGTGGCAGTGTCGAGCTGGTTGGAGCAAAAACATTTAATCATAAATCCAGTAAGTCAAAGCCCCAGCGCTGATATCTCTCCAACTACGTCACCGGTGCGGAAGAGAGGAAGGCCTAGAAAAACTCCTAAACAGCAACCAGTTCCGAGCACTTCGAATGAATCGGAAGAAAATGCGGAAACTTCGCGGGATATAAGTAATATCTCTATTGCGGAAACAGTTGTTCATAGTAAGAGGCACGGTGAAAAGTcgtataatattagtagcaacGATGGCTTAAGTGATGATGGTAGTAGCGAAGATGACACTCAATATCCATTCGTTATTAGAAAAAGAGGTAGACCCCGAGCTAGAGGCAAAGCCAGAAGTAGGGGTAGGGGTAGGGGTAGAGGTAGGGGCAGGGGTAGAGGATCATCATATTCTACATTAGATACAGAGTATGTACCAAAATTAAAGGGACCAACTACAGACAACGCAAATGAAGGAAATTCAACTAATGACACCAATATTTTTCGCAAACAAGAA GAACGCTTAGTAACGTGTGCCAAATGTGGAGCAGAAATGCCGAAACAGAAATGGAATTCACATAACTTGATTAAACACAATAACATGAGCTGGAGGGAAGGTGAAAAACCTGTT GATTTTGATAACGACATTAAGTTATGGAGGAGCGTATTAATGGCTGCGcttaagaaaagaaaaaaccaATTGACTTGCGAAAAATGTGGGACTATAAAACGGAGTGCGAATGGTTTTATATCTCATATGCAGTTCTGTGGGAAAACTGATGAA GAAAGGGAAGCTTTGATGGTGAAATGTCCAGTTTGTGGAGCTACTATGATGCCGTCTTCTATGGAAATACATGAGCGAGTTCATAGGCAGTCGGAACAAAGCCAAATAAAAGAATTCGAAATTTATACCGCGGATACGGGAAGAGTGAAACGCAAGGCTGCAGAGAA AGCAGTAACAAAAATTTTGGAATTCACCGAACTCGTTAAAGACGACCCTCCACCTACTGAAATGAAACTAAAGACTGAATCTTCATTCTTG AAAAGTGTAATAAAAACACCCGAACACAAAAAAACTATACCAGCAGTATGGAAAGGTATATGGAAAAAAGAATTGTCTGCGCAGGGAAAAGTAAGTTGCCGTCAAATTGGTTGTACTTACACCTGCTCTTCGTTCGAAGATATCTGCAATCATTCTTCTAAATGTAACTTCATTCCTCAAGAG TGTTATGTATGTAAGATATGCAAATTTTCGACGATTTGCAATGAAGATATGATAAAGCATGTAAAAGAGAAGCATTCGGCAACGGAAGACATGGATCAATATTCCGACTTCGACGATGAAAATTATAGTTCAGATGAAAATCAGA AAACTGCTTATACAATGAAATTCCTGGACAAAGAGCAAATGTGCAAAATTCGGTGGAAGGAACCATATTATCCTACCCTACATTGGACTATGGAATT tgaacaaaaaaattacgaatttcatttgtttaacGATTGTACTACAAATCATTttacattattaaaaaatgcaGATGTTGCTAAATATTTGCCGAAATTGGAAGTGTCTATGCGCACGAAAAAAGAAAGTGCAAGTTCTGAGAAATCGTCCAATGCGGAAATTTCATGGAAACAGTGGAAAAGATTTGAAGGTGGTTTTGACGAAG GTACAGCAACATTTTTTGTTGGTGGCCCGATATGGGCACTAGCTTGGTTACCCATTCCATCACCAATGTATTCTAAAGAACCTTTACAATATATCGCGATTAGTACTCATCCGACTATGGAGGATGAATATACTGTAGGAAAGGCATATTCTGGAGCTAATATCATACAAATTTGGAATGTTGGACCTTTAAGTGATAC acCTGATAATAAAAGAAATCCCCCTGCTTTATCGTACGCAATTGCGCATAATGGTGGTACTATATGGTGTTTAGAATGGTGTCCATCCGGATGTTACCAAGATGAAAGTCtgaacaattataaaaaagaaaacgaagGACAATCTAATCTAAAACGGATGGGTATGCTTGCAGCCGCTTGTTCAGATGGCAATGTATATATTTACTCGCTTCCGTTCTCGGAAGAACTTAAATTTGAGAGAACTGAAGAAAATCA ATTGCCTATATATTGCACTGATCCTGTAATAACACTAGTTGTAAATATTTCGATGTATGATAGCAGTGATCAGAATTGGCAGTGCACTAAGTTATCATGGAGCAAAGAACACGGACATAA TACAATTGCTGCAGGATTTTCAAATGGTTATATCGCATTGTGGGATCTCACGTACAAATCACCGTTATCAATGGAAAAGAGAGGAAATACGTGCTTCATAAATGCGTTTCAACATTTTTATGCCCATGGTAATGCTGTGAGTA TGGTAGCATTAGTTCCATATAATGGAGCAAGGTTTCTAGCTTCCGCCAGTCTAGACAGATCGTACAAATTTTGGGATCTAGAAAACACAAGCAGTCCTCAATACTGTGTGCAGAAGGGTATTATAGTAGATGGCGCATGGATGACGCACTGGCCATGTGCTGTTATTACTTTCGACGATGCTCTTGG GTATAAGCATACTAATTCCTATTTAATCCCTCTGAGAGAGCATGAATTTAGATATTATCCTATTTTAGGAACCAGTTCCCCGACTTAC GCTTTAGCTGTTTCTGATTATGGAAACAGCATTGCGCACGGTACATTGGCAGGAGAAGTAGTAACAATTTTTCCTCAGCAACTTGTACATAGTAAGGAAATTGACAAGGCCTTACAGAAAAAACGAAAG TTAAGTTCGTTTGTAAAAGTAGTGGACTTCTCGGAAAATGATAGCAAGGCGGACAAGGAGAAAAAGAATCCAAAAGATTATTATTACATGCCAGAAACTTATAACAAGTGCAAGGATCGATTTGGTATAATCTTCTGTGATAATCTGAAA AATAGAAGACGTGGTGTGCAACAAACGGAAAAGCTAACGCCAGTCCCGATTGAAGAATATCCATTTATGTCCGTGAATAGG ATATCTTGGAATCCAAATGTATGGAGTTACTTGTGGTTAGCCGTTGGCTACCAAAATGGTTTGGTAAGAATGTTAAGCTTCAAATATATGTCCATGTCGCGTGAATTAAAAACGTGGTTACCTCAACACGTCGAATGCATGCTCAAGAAGGCAAATGTTGCAGCGGAAGAAAATCGTTAG